The DNA region AAGGCGAAGAGCTGACTGTTGAGGAAATTAAAGCTGGTATCCGTAAGGCTACCATTGCTTGCAAAATGACTCCGGTTACTTGCGGATCGTCTTACAAGAATAAAGGCGTACAGCCGCTGCTTGACGCAGTTGTCGCTTATATGCCTGCTCCGATCGATATTCCGGCAATCAAGGGTACCAATCCTGATAGCGGTGAAGAAGATGAGCGGGCGGCAAGCGATGAACTTCCGTTCTCGGCGTTGGCGTTCAAAATCATGGCCGATCCGTATGTCGGCAAACTGGCTTTCTTCCGGGTGTATTCGGGCAAGCTGGAGTCGGGCTCTTACGTTTATAACTCTACTAAGGGTAAGAAAGAACGTATCGGTCGTATTCTCCAGATGCATGCGAACCATCGCGAAGAGATCAGCATTGTCTACACCGGTGATATTGCGGCTGCAGTTGGTTTGAAAGATACTACCACTGGTGATACCTTGTGCGACGATAAAGCGCAAATCGTGCTTGAGTCCATGGTCTTCCCGGAACCGGTTATCTCGGTTGCGGTAGAGCCTAAAACGAAAGCCGACCAGGAAAAAATGGGTATTGCCTTGCAGCGTTTGGCTGAAGAAGATCCGACGTTTAGAGTTCGTACTGACGAGGAAACTGGTCAGACGATCATCGGCGGTGTTGGCGAGCTCCATTTGGAGATCATCGTTGACCGGATGTTGCGCGAGTTCAAGGTAGAATGCAACGTAGGTGCGCCTCAGGTTGCTTACCGTGAAACGATTCGCAAATCAGTCAAGAGCGAAGGCAAGTTTGTTCGTCAGTCCGGCGGTCGTGGCCAATATGGTCATTGCTGGTTGGAATTGACGCCGCAAGAGCCGGGTCAAGGTTTTGTCTTTGAAAACAAAGTCGTCGGTGGTGCGATTCCTCGTGAATACATCAACCCGATCGAAGCGGGTATCAAGGAAGCAATGGAAATCGGCGTTCTTGCCGGGTATCCAATGGTTGACATTAAAGTAACCGTGTTTGACGGTTCTTACCATGATGTTGACTCCTCGGAAATGGCGTTTAAGATTGCCGGCTCCATGGGCTTTAAGTCGGGTTGCCAAAAGGCCAGCCCGGTCATCCTTGAACCGTATATGAAGGTAGAAGTCATCGTGCCGGAAGAGTACATGGGCGACGTTATCGGCGACCTGAACTCCCGTCGCGGTCGCATTGAAGGCATGGAAGCCCGTAGCGGTTCCCAGTCAATCAAGTCCTTCGTACCTTTGGCGGAAATGTTTGGCTATGTAACGGACTTGCGGTCTAAGACCCAAGGTCGCGGCAACTACTCGATGGAATTCGATCATTATGAAGAAGTTCCGAAGAGCATTGCTGAAGCCATCGCTGCTAAAGTAAAAGGCTAATTAAAAACCATTCGATAATAAGGAGGCATTTCTGCAATGGCAAAGAAAAAGTTTGAAAGAAACAAACCCCACGTAAATATCGGCACCATCGGTCACGTTGACCATGGCAAAACTTCGTTGACTGCGGCTATCACCATGGTGTTGGCCAAAGCCGGCGGCGCTGAGTTCATGGCATATGACATGATCGACAAGGCTCCGGAAGAAAGAGAACGCGGCATCACGATCAACACCGCACACGTTGAGTACGAGACTGAAAAACGTCACTACGCTCACGTTGACTGCCCGGGCCATGCTGACTATGTTAAAAACATGATCACCGGCGCGGCTCAAATGGACGGCGCAATCCTGGTTGTAAGTGCTGCTGACGGCCCGATGCCGCAAACGCGCGAGCATATCCTGCTCTCCCGCCAAGTTGGCGTTCCGGCAATGGTTGTCTTCCTGAATAAGGCTGACCTCGTTGACGACGCTGAACTGATGGAATTGGTTGAGATGGAAGTTCGCGAACTTCTCTCCAGCTACGATTTCCCTGGCGACGACATTCCTGTAGTTTGCGGTTCCGCCGTAAAAGCTCTGGAATGCGCATGCGGCAAGCGCGAATGCGCTTGGTGCAGCAAAATCCTCGAACTGATGGACAATGTCGACGAATACATCCCGACGCCGGCTCGTGCAACGGACAAGCCGTTCCTGATGCCTGTCGAGGACGTGTTCACGATCACTGGTCGCGGCACTGTTGCTACCGGTCGTGTAGAACGTGGCGAAGTTAAAGTCGGCGAAACGATTGAAATCGTTGGTCTGAGCGAAAAACCTCGTTCGACGGTTGTAACCGGCGTAGAAATGTTCCGCAAGCTGCTCGATTCGGCAACTGCTGGCGACAACATCGGCGCACTGCTGCGCGGCGTTGAGCGTAAAGACATCGAACGCGGCCAAGTACTGGCAAAACCGGGTTCGATCAAACCGCACACGAAATTCAAAGCAGAAGTATATGTCCTGAGCAAAGAAGAAGGCGGCCGTCATACTCCGTTCTTCACCAACTATCGCCCGCAGTTCTACTTCCGTACAACGGACGTAACCGGCGTGGTAAACCTGCCGGAAGGCGTGGAAATGGTTATGCCTGGCGACAACATTCAAATGCACATCGAACTGATCACGACGATCGCTATCGAAGAAGGCTTGCGCTTCGCGATTCGCGAAGGCGGCCGTACTGTCGGCGCCGGCGTTGTAACTTCGATCGACGCATAAGTTGACACTCACGGATATGTGGGGCGACTCTAACCAGTCGCCCCTATATAGAGAAACGATCCCAATGCGATGAGGTGGAAGGTTGCCCGCACGCTGCGGGGGGAATTTCCACTGAGAAATGTCCGTTCAAAGAAACTGGACGATAAGGAGGAAACTTAAATGGCTAAACAACAAAAAATTCGTATACGCCTCAAAGCGTATGATCATAAAGCGTTAGACCAAAGCGCTGCTCGCATCGTAGAAACTGCAAAACGTACCGGTGCAATGGTTTCCGGGCCGATTCCGCTTCCTACGGAGAAAAATATCTTTACGATTCTGCGTTCACCCCATGTTAATAAAGATTCGCGTGAGCAATTCGAAATGAGAACTCACAAACGTCTGATTGACATTCTGGAGCCGACTTCTAAGACCGTCGATGCACTGATGCGTCTCGATCTGCCGGCCGGTGTGGACATCGAAATCAAGCTGTAGGAGGAGGTGGCATAAATGGCTAAAGGAATTCTGGGTAGAAAACTTGGTATGACTCAAATCTTCACTGCAGAGGGCGCATTGATCCCTGTCACCGTAGTGGAGGCGGGCAATAGCATAGTACTGCAGAATAGAACTGTTGAAAACGACGGCTACAATGCAGTGCAGCTGGGCTTTGGCACTGTTAAAGATAAAAAGGTTACCAGACCGATGAAGGGACATTTCGATAAAGCTGGCGTGAAACCGGTAAAGTTTATCCGTGAAATCCGCCTGGCCGCTCCTTCGGAGTATGAAGTGGGCCAAAGCATCGGAGTGGACGTTTTTACTGAAGGCGAAATGATCGACGTATCGGGTGTGGCCAAAGGCAAAGGCTTTGCTGGCTGCATCAAGCGGCACAACTTCGCACGCGGACCGATGGCCCATGGCTCGAAGTCTCATCGTGAGCCTGGTTCAATGGGTCCCCGGATGAGCGGTGGCGGCGGTAAAGTATTCAAAGGCAAAAAACTGCCGGGTCGTATGGGCGGACAAAAAGTAACCGTACAACGTCTGACAGTCGTCCGTGTGGATGCTGAGCGTAACCTGCTCCTGATTAAAGGTGCGGTTCCTGGTCCTAAGGGCGGTTTTGTTATTGTAAAAAATACCGTTAAGCCTCAGAAGTAAAAATCCGGGATGTTCGGTATGCTATCTGATTAGCCGCTGCCGGACGTCGATATCGAAAGGAGGAAGTGCTATATGCCGAAAGTAGCAGTATATGATATTACCGGTGCAAAAACCGGTGATATGGAATTAAATGATAACGTCTTTGGCGTAGAAGTTAACGAAGCTGTGTTGCATCAAGCTTTGATCATGCAACAGGCTAACCAACGTCAGGGCAATGCCTCAACCAAAACAAGAGGTTTGGTTCGCGGCGGCGGTAAGAAACCTTGGAAACAAAAAGGCACTGGCCGTGCTCGCGCGGGCAGCATCCGTTCTCCGTTGTGGGTAGGCGGCGGTACTACGTTCGGACCTCAACCCCGTTCGTATGCTTTCACAATGCCTCGCAAACAACGTCGTCTGGCTTTGAAATCCGCTTTGGCGGCTAAAGTTCTGGGTGGCGAACTGTTGATCCTGGAGGACATCAATTTTGATGCTCCTAAAACCAAAAATGTGGTCAAAATGATGCAGGATTTCAATTTTGCGGATCAAAAAGCACTCATCATCACTGCTGAGTCGATTGAAAACGTAGAAAAGTCTTCCCGCAACATTCCAGGCATCAAAACGATTAATACGATGGGTCTGAATGTCTATGACTTGCTGCATCACAACAAAGTGTTTGTGACCAAGGCAGCTGTCAGCCGCATCGAGGAGGTGCTCGCATAATGGAAAATTTGCGCGATGTACTCATCCGTCCGGTAATCACTGAAAAGTCTTCGGCTTTGATGCAAGAGAACAAATACACTTTCATCGTACCGCTGAAGTCCAATAAGGTAGAAGTTCGGCAAGCGGTTGAGCGTATTTTCAAAGTAAAAGTCTTAGATGTGCACACGCTGCGCGTTCTGGGTAAAACCAAACGCATGGGTCGCCATCAAGGCAAACGTTCCGATTACAAGAAAGCCATCGTTAAGTTGGCTCCTGGTCAGAACATTGAATTCTTCGAAGGGGTCTAACCCCTGATTTTACCGAAAAGGAGGGACTATCATGGCCGTAAAATCATTTAAACCTTATTCCGCCGGCCGCCGTTTCATGACCGTGGCTAGTTTCGATGAAATTACCACAAACAAACCGGAACGATCCTTAGTTGAGCGCGTGCTGCAACATGGCGGACGTAACAACCAAGGTCGCATGACCGTAAGACACCAAGGCGGCGGTCACAAACGCCTGTATCGCATCATCGATTTCAAGCGTAACAAGGATGGCGTACCTGCAAAGGTTGCTACCATTGAATATGACCCTAACCGTTCTGCACGTATCGCTCTGCTGCATTATGCAGATGGCGAAAAGCGCTACATTTTGGCTCCTAACGGACTGAAAGTCGGCGACGCGATTATGAATGGCGCAGAAGCTGACATTAAAGTCGGTAATGCACTGCCGATCGTCAATATTCCGGTCGGTACCCAAATCCATAATATCGAACTCAAAATCGGCAAAGGCGGTCAAATTGTTCGTTCCGCCGGTACCAGCGCTCAGCTGATGGCAAAAGACGGAGATTATGCTCTGCTGCGTATGCCTTCCAGCGAACTGCGTAAAGTACACATCAATTGCCGGGCTACAATCGGTCAAGTAGGCAACCTGGAACATGAGAACATCAGCATCGGTAAAGCCGGCCGTTCTCGTTGGAAAGGCATTCGTCCTGCTAACCGTGGTGTAACGATGAATCCTTGCGATCATCCGCATGGTGGTGGTGAAGGCCATTCGCCGGTCGGCCGCAAGCATCCGGTTACTCCTTGGGGCAAAAATGCGATGGGCGTAAGAACCCGCCGCAACAAAACTTCGGACAAGATGATCGTCAAGAGACGGGTCAAGTAATCATAGAGCTTGATCCTCTGATCGCTTAACCAAAGAGAAGGGAGGCTAACCTAATGTCCAGATCGATTAAAAAGGGCCCATATGTACATGAGAGCCTGATGAAGAAGATTGATGCAATGAACGAAAAGGGCGAAAAGAAAGTGGTGAAGTGCTGGTCGCGCAGCTCCACGATTCTGCCGAATTTCGTTGGACATACCATCGCCGTTCATGACGGCCGCAAGCATGTGCCTGTATATGTGACCGAAGATATGGTCGGCCACAAACTGGGTGAGTTCGCACCTACCCGTACGTACAAAGGTCATGCTGGTAACGAAAAATCCACGTCCCTGCGCTAAGCGGACGACTTGCCGGAAGGAGGTTAGTATATGGAAGCTAAGGCAATTGCCAAGCATATTCGCATTTCGCCGCGGAAAGTTCGCATCGTTATCGACCTGATCCGTGGCAAGAATGTTGGAGAAGCATACGCTATCTTGAAACACACACCGAAAGTTGGCTCGGAAGTAGTCATTAAGGTGTTGAAATCTGCTATCGCTAATGCGGAGCATAACTGCGAACTGAATGTTGATAAGCTGTTCGTGTCGGCTGCTTTTGTCGATCAAGGACCTACCATGAAGCGGATTCATCCGCGCTCTCGTGGACAAGCGTTCAAGATTCTGAAGCGCACTAGCCACGTAACACTCGTAGTTAAAGAAAGATAAACTGGTGAAGGAGGGAATTAAATGGGTCAAAAAGTAAATCCCCATGGCCTACGCCTCGGGATCATCAAGACTTGGGATGCCAAATGGTATGCAGACAAGGATTATGCCAAAAATCTTCATGAAGATTTGAAGATTCGCGACCTGATCAAAGAAAAGGCATACGCTGCTGGCGTATCCCGTATCGAAATTGAACGTGCAGCCAACCGCCTTCGCCTCACCATTCATACCGCTAAGCCGGGTATGGTTATCGGTCGCGGCGGCGCAGGCATTGAAGACCTGAAATCCAAGTTGCGCAAACTGACGGACAAGCAATTGGATATCAATATCGCAGAAGTGAAACAACCGGATATGGATGCCGTACTGGTAGCCGAAAACATTGCAGCACAGCTCGAAAAGCGTATCGCTTTCCGTCGTGCGATGAAGCAATCGGTTGGTCGCACGATGCGTATGGGCGCTAAAGGTATTAAAGTTATGGTCGGTGGCCGTTTGGGTGGCGCTGAAATCGCTAGAACCGAAGCCTACCGTGAGGGCAGCATCCCGCTGCACACTCTGCGCGCTGACATCCATTACGGCACTGCAGAAGCCGCTACCACCTATGGTCGGATCGGCGTAAAAGTCTGGATCTACAAAGGTGAAGTGCTTCCTGAGGCCAAGAAGGAGAAAGCCGCTGCCGCTGTCGAAGGGGGCGAAAAATAATGTTGTTGCCGAAAAGAGTGAAACACCGCAAACAGTTTCGCGGTCGTATGAAGGGTAATGCCAATAAAGGCAATACTATAAGTCATGGCGAATTCGGCTTGGTGGCGATGGAACCGTCCTGGATCACGAACCGCCAAATCGAAGCCGCTCGTATTGCAATGACTCGTTATATCAAACGTGGCGGTAAAGTCTGGATCAAAATTTTCCCGGACAAGCCGATCACTGCGAAACCGGCCGAGACCCGCATGGGTAGCGGTAAAGGATCGCCTGAATATTGGGTTGCTGTGGTAAAGCCTGGTCGTGTAATGTTTGAAATGGACGGCGTATCCGAAGAAGTGGCTAAAGAAGCAATGCGTCTGGCAGCTCACAAACTTCCGATTCGCACTAAGTTCGTGAAACGCGAAATGGCAGAGGCTCAGCAAGAAGTGGGTGGTGAAGCACATGAAGGTTAAGGACATTCGCGATATGAGCGCGACTGAATTGAATCAGAAGCTGGCTGGCTTGAAGGAAGAGCTGTTCAACCTGCGGTTCCAACTGGCTACCGGGCAACTGGAAAACCCCATGCGCATCAAAGAGGTCAAAAAGACCATTGCCCGCATTAAAACCATTCAGCGTGAACAGGAAATCAAGGCTGAGGCCTAACGTTCCATACAACATGAATTGGAAGGAGGCTAATTTTACGTGAGCGAAAACACGATGGATAGAAATGAGCGCAAGACCCGCATTGGCAAGGTCGTTAGCGATAAAATGGACAAGACTGTAGTGGTTGCTGTAGAACGTTTGGTTCAACATCCGCTCTACAAGAAAGCCATGAAGCAAACGATCAAGTTCAAGGCTCATGATGAAAACAACGAATGCCATACTGGCGACACCGTTGAAATCATGGAGACTCGCCCGCTTTCGAAAGAAAAACGCTGGAGAGTCGTTACGGTAATTCAAAAGGCTCAATAACAGGGGTTCGACCTCGAAAAGGAGGGAATAGGAATGATTCAGCAACAGTCTATGCTCGTTGTTGGTGATAACAGTGGTGCCAAGCAAATCATGTGCATCCGTGTTCTCGGCGGTTCTTACCGTAGATATGCCAATATCGGCGATATTATTGTAGCAGCTGTAAAAGTTGCTTCTCCTGGCGGTGCTGTAAAAAAAGGCGATGTAGTTAAAGCCGTAGTGGTACGCACTAAAAAAGGCGCGCGCCGTCCAGACGGTTCTTACATTCGTTTTGATGAAAACGCTGCCGTCATTATCAAAGAAGACAAAAGCCCGAGAGGTACTCGTATTTTCGGACCGGTGGCGAGAGAACTGCGCGATAAAGATTTCATGAAAATCATCTCGCTGGCACCGGAAGTAATCTAAGCTAGGAGGTGTCCGGAATTGTCAGAAACAAATAAGCTGCACGTTAAAAAAGGTGACACAGTTCTTGTTTTGTCAGGTAAAGATAAAGGCAAAAAAGGCAAAGTCATCGAGGCACTGCCGAAAAAAGGCAAATTGGTAGTAGAGGGCGTCAACAAAGTGAAGCGTCACACGAAACCAAGCCAAAGCATGCCTCAAGGCGGCATCATTGTCAAGGAAGCTGCTATGCACTCCGCAAAGGTTCAGCTAGTATGCCCTTCCTGCGACAAAGCAACCCGCATTAAGAAAACCGCACTGGCCAGCGGCGCCATGGCTCGGACCTGCAAGAAGTGCGGCGAAATCATTGACAAGTAAAGCCGACACGCAGAAAGGAGGTAGCTTCACTTGGTTAGACTGAAAGAAATGTACAATACAGAAGTGGCCAAAGCCATGATGGAAAAGTTTGGCTACAAGAACGTAATGGAAATCCCGAGAGTCGATAAAGTCGTTTTAAACATGGGCGTAGGCGAAGCCGTAGGCAACCCTAAGGCCATGGACGCTGCTCTCGCTGATATGACTCTGATCGCCGGCCAAAAGCCGATCGTGACCAGAGCAAAAAAATCCTTGGCAGCATTTAAGATTCGTGAAGGCATGCCGATTGGTGCAAAAGTGACCCTGCGCGGGGAACGCATGTACCATTTCGTAGACAAGCTGATCAACATCGCTCTGCCTCGGGTGCGCGACTTCCGTGGTGTAAACCCTAACTCCTTTGACGGCCGTGGCAACTATTCCATGGGCGTAAAAGAGCAGTTAATGTTCCCGGAAATCGATTATGACAAAGTCGACAAAATGCGTGGTATGGATATTATTATCGTTACCACTGCTAAAACCGACGAAGAAGCTCGCGAGCTGTTAAGACTCATGGGCATGCCGTTTAGCGCATAGAGAGGAGGG from Azotosporobacter soli includes:
- the rplE gene encoding 50S ribosomal protein L5 is translated as MVRLKEMYNTEVAKAMMEKFGYKNVMEIPRVDKVVLNMGVGEAVGNPKAMDAALADMTLIAGQKPIVTRAKKSLAAFKIREGMPIGAKVTLRGERMYHFVDKLINIALPRVRDFRGVNPNSFDGRGNYSMGVKEQLMFPEIDYDKVDKMRGMDIIIVTTAKTDEEARELLRLMGMPFSA
- the rpsJ gene encoding 30S ribosomal protein S10 — its product is MAKQQKIRIRLKAYDHKALDQSAARIVETAKRTGAMVSGPIPLPTEKNIFTILRSPHVNKDSREQFEMRTHKRLIDILEPTSKTVDALMRLDLPAGVDIEIKL
- the rpsQ gene encoding 30S ribosomal protein S17, with the translated sequence MDRNERKTRIGKVVSDKMDKTVVVAVERLVQHPLYKKAMKQTIKFKAHDENNECHTGDTVEIMETRPLSKEKRWRVVTVIQKAQ
- the rplW gene encoding 50S ribosomal protein L23, which translates into the protein MENLRDVLIRPVITEKSSALMQENKYTFIVPLKSNKVEVRQAVERIFKVKVLDVHTLRVLGKTKRMGRHQGKRSDYKKAIVKLAPGQNIEFFEGV
- the rplN gene encoding 50S ribosomal protein L14 codes for the protein MIQQQSMLVVGDNSGAKQIMCIRVLGGSYRRYANIGDIIVAAVKVASPGGAVKKGDVVKAVVVRTKKGARRPDGSYIRFDENAAVIIKEDKSPRGTRIFGPVARELRDKDFMKIISLAPEVI
- the rpmC gene encoding 50S ribosomal protein L29; this translates as MKVKDIRDMSATELNQKLAGLKEELFNLRFQLATGQLENPMRIKEVKKTIARIKTIQREQEIKAEA
- the rplV gene encoding 50S ribosomal protein L22 → MEAKAIAKHIRISPRKVRIVIDLIRGKNVGEAYAILKHTPKVGSEVVIKVLKSAIANAEHNCELNVDKLFVSAAFVDQGPTMKRIHPRSRGQAFKILKRTSHVTLVVKER
- the rplD gene encoding 50S ribosomal protein L4, translated to MPKVAVYDITGAKTGDMELNDNVFGVEVNEAVLHQALIMQQANQRQGNASTKTRGLVRGGGKKPWKQKGTGRARAGSIRSPLWVGGGTTFGPQPRSYAFTMPRKQRRLALKSALAAKVLGGELLILEDINFDAPKTKNVVKMMQDFNFADQKALIITAESIENVEKSSRNIPGIKTINTMGLNVYDLLHHNKVFVTKAAVSRIEEVLA
- the rplB gene encoding 50S ribosomal protein L2 gives rise to the protein MAVKSFKPYSAGRRFMTVASFDEITTNKPERSLVERVLQHGGRNNQGRMTVRHQGGGHKRLYRIIDFKRNKDGVPAKVATIEYDPNRSARIALLHYADGEKRYILAPNGLKVGDAIMNGAEADIKVGNALPIVNIPVGTQIHNIELKIGKGGQIVRSAGTSAQLMAKDGDYALLRMPSSELRKVHINCRATIGQVGNLEHENISIGKAGRSRWKGIRPANRGVTMNPCDHPHGGGEGHSPVGRKHPVTPWGKNAMGVRTRRNKTSDKMIVKRRVK
- the rplC gene encoding 50S ribosomal protein L3 → MAKGILGRKLGMTQIFTAEGALIPVTVVEAGNSIVLQNRTVENDGYNAVQLGFGTVKDKKVTRPMKGHFDKAGVKPVKFIREIRLAAPSEYEVGQSIGVDVFTEGEMIDVSGVAKGKGFAGCIKRHNFARGPMAHGSKSHREPGSMGPRMSGGGGKVFKGKKLPGRMGGQKVTVQRLTVVRVDAERNLLLIKGAVPGPKGGFVIVKNTVKPQK
- the rpsC gene encoding 30S ribosomal protein S3 codes for the protein MGQKVNPHGLRLGIIKTWDAKWYADKDYAKNLHEDLKIRDLIKEKAYAAGVSRIEIERAANRLRLTIHTAKPGMVIGRGGAGIEDLKSKLRKLTDKQLDINIAEVKQPDMDAVLVAENIAAQLEKRIAFRRAMKQSVGRTMRMGAKGIKVMVGGRLGGAEIARTEAYREGSIPLHTLRADIHYGTAEAATTYGRIGVKVWIYKGEVLPEAKKEKAAAAVEGGEK
- the rpsS gene encoding 30S ribosomal protein S19 gives rise to the protein MSRSIKKGPYVHESLMKKIDAMNEKGEKKVVKCWSRSSTILPNFVGHTIAVHDGRKHVPVYVTEDMVGHKLGEFAPTRTYKGHAGNEKSTSLR
- the rplX gene encoding 50S ribosomal protein L24, whose amino-acid sequence is MSETNKLHVKKGDTVLVLSGKDKGKKGKVIEALPKKGKLVVEGVNKVKRHTKPSQSMPQGGIIVKEAAMHSAKVQLVCPSCDKATRIKKTALASGAMARTCKKCGEIIDK
- the fusA gene encoding elongation factor G, with protein sequence MARKFPLAKTRNIGIMAHIDAGKTTTTERILFYTGRVHKIGEVHEGAATMDWMVQEQERGITITSAATTAEWDGHRINIIDTPGHVDFTVEVERSLRVLDGSVAVFCAKGGVEPQSETVWRQADKYHVPRMAYVNKMDILGADFYRVVDMMKSRLGANAVPIQLPIGFEDTFKGMVDLVEMTAIVYTDDLGKTSEAAAIPEDMAEVVETYRQGLLDAVAESDDELMMKYLEGEELTVEEIKAGIRKATIACKMTPVTCGSSYKNKGVQPLLDAVVAYMPAPIDIPAIKGTNPDSGEEDERAASDELPFSALAFKIMADPYVGKLAFFRVYSGKLESGSYVYNSTKGKKERIGRILQMHANHREEISIVYTGDIAAAVGLKDTTTGDTLCDDKAQIVLESMVFPEPVISVAVEPKTKADQEKMGIALQRLAEEDPTFRVRTDEETGQTIIGGVGELHLEIIVDRMLREFKVECNVGAPQVAYRETIRKSVKSEGKFVRQSGGRGQYGHCWLELTPQEPGQGFVFENKVVGGAIPREYINPIEAGIKEAMEIGVLAGYPMVDIKVTVFDGSYHDVDSSEMAFKIAGSMGFKSGCQKASPVILEPYMKVEVIVPEEYMGDVIGDLNSRRGRIEGMEARSGSQSIKSFVPLAEMFGYVTDLRSKTQGRGNYSMEFDHYEEVPKSIAEAIAAKVKG
- the tuf gene encoding elongation factor Tu — protein: MAKKKFERNKPHVNIGTIGHVDHGKTSLTAAITMVLAKAGGAEFMAYDMIDKAPEERERGITINTAHVEYETEKRHYAHVDCPGHADYVKNMITGAAQMDGAILVVSAADGPMPQTREHILLSRQVGVPAMVVFLNKADLVDDAELMELVEMEVRELLSSYDFPGDDIPVVCGSAVKALECACGKRECAWCSKILELMDNVDEYIPTPARATDKPFLMPVEDVFTITGRGTVATGRVERGEVKVGETIEIVGLSEKPRSTVVTGVEMFRKLLDSATAGDNIGALLRGVERKDIERGQVLAKPGSIKPHTKFKAEVYVLSKEEGGRHTPFFTNYRPQFYFRTTDVTGVVNLPEGVEMVMPGDNIQMHIELITTIAIEEGLRFAIREGGRTVGAGVVTSIDA
- the rplP gene encoding 50S ribosomal protein L16 — translated: MLLPKRVKHRKQFRGRMKGNANKGNTISHGEFGLVAMEPSWITNRQIEAARIAMTRYIKRGGKVWIKIFPDKPITAKPAETRMGSGKGSPEYWVAVVKPGRVMFEMDGVSEEVAKEAMRLAAHKLPIRTKFVKREMAEAQQEVGGEAHEG